One genomic region from Streptomyces sp. NBC_01431 encodes:
- a CDS encoding nucleotide disphospho-sugar-binding domain-containing protein, with translation MRVLFVGHGPAHVPWIIPLAWACRLAGHEVRVAVRPQCVAPVTRAGLVAVPVGDEAATAEVAARQLGLGPGRLKAAAESVAVLDADLSEALIEKMVAVADTLTDDLVDFARFWRPDIVVHDTAAAAGLVAAAAIKVPAVGHTWGVSLGVHCESEADLRPSYAKLFERFGAEPVVGPSVWIDPCPPGLRPPHGVRRANMRYVPFAGPAALPGWLRAERSSGRPLVCVTGGVTTTALDEVRDQVVRSLLALDTDVVLAVTPEQAANTGQLPDGVRMVESFPLDVLLAHCDALVHHGGVGSGLIAVTHGLPQLLLPRNAFQEHWSDLVRASGAGTALPAGAEEGAVGAAVQDLLSRSSYRERSGAMRAEIDSMPTPDQLVGFLEECVRAGHTDVPTPEETARR, from the coding sequence ATGCGCGTGTTGTTCGTGGGGCACGGCCCGGCCCATGTCCCCTGGATCATCCCGCTCGCCTGGGCCTGCCGCCTTGCGGGCCACGAGGTGCGGGTGGCGGTGCGGCCCCAGTGCGTGGCCCCGGTCACCCGGGCCGGCCTGGTGGCCGTGCCCGTCGGCGACGAGGCCGCCACCGCAGAGGTCGCGGCCCGTCAACTCGGCCTCGGCCCCGGGCGGTTGAAGGCGGCCGCCGAGTCGGTGGCCGTACTCGACGCCGATCTGAGCGAGGCGCTCATCGAGAAGATGGTCGCCGTCGCCGACACCCTCACCGACGACCTCGTGGACTTCGCCCGCTTCTGGCGCCCGGACATCGTGGTGCACGACACGGCGGCCGCCGCGGGTCTGGTGGCCGCCGCCGCGATCAAGGTTCCGGCGGTCGGCCACACCTGGGGCGTCTCGCTCGGCGTGCACTGCGAGAGCGAGGCGGACCTTCGCCCCTCCTACGCGAAGCTCTTCGAGCGCTTCGGCGCCGAACCGGTCGTCGGCCCCTCGGTGTGGATCGATCCGTGCCCGCCGGGACTGCGCCCGCCGCACGGGGTGCGCCGCGCCAACATGCGTTACGTTCCGTTCGCGGGGCCGGCCGCGCTGCCCGGGTGGCTGCGGGCCGAACGCTCCTCGGGCCGGCCGCTGGTCTGTGTCACCGGCGGCGTCACCACCACCGCCCTGGACGAGGTACGCGACCAGGTGGTGCGCTCGCTGCTCGCCCTGGACACCGATGTCGTCCTCGCGGTCACCCCCGAGCAGGCCGCCAACACCGGTCAACTCCCCGACGGCGTACGGATGGTCGAGTCGTTCCCGCTCGACGTGCTGCTCGCGCACTGCGACGCGCTGGTCCACCACGGCGGCGTCGGCAGCGGTCTCATCGCCGTCACCCACGGCCTGCCGCAGCTGCTCCTGCCGCGCAACGCCTTCCAGGAGCACTGGTCCGATCTGGTGCGCGCGTCCGGCGCGGGTACCGCGCTGCCCGCCGGCGCCGAGGAGGGCGCGGTCGGCGCGGCCGTCCAGGACCTGCTCTCCCGGTCCTCCTACCGGGAGCGGTCCGGGGCCATGCGCGCCGAGATCGACTCGATGCCCACCCCCGACCAGCTCGTGGGCTTCCTGGAGGAGTGCGTACGAGCCGGTCACACGGACGTTCCCACACCTGAGGAGACAGCAAGACGATGA
- a CDS encoding ABC transporter permease — protein sequence MLGYIRLEILRLVRNGGYLMMSLIMPVGLYVTLAGGGPDQESLVRAMVGAAAFGALGVVITNGTGIAEDRALGWLRQLRLTPLSPVQVVIARGAVATCLGILPIVVIGLIGKFYRGVDLSPGTWLEIFLLLWVGIAPLAMLGIGIGYLFKAQLAQIAGTVSYLTLTLLGGLMMPTDSLPQWLQPLSKETPVYRYAQLSWDAAANSAPSGTGLGVLALWTALLAAFAAFAYRRGGRRA from the coding sequence ATGCTCGGTTACATCCGCCTCGAAATCCTGCGGCTGGTCCGCAATGGCGGCTACCTCATGATGAGCCTCATCATGCCGGTCGGCCTGTACGTCACCCTCGCGGGCGGTGGCCCCGACCAGGAGTCCCTGGTGCGGGCCATGGTCGGCGCGGCGGCGTTCGGCGCGCTCGGCGTGGTCATCACCAACGGCACCGGCATCGCCGAGGACCGGGCGCTCGGCTGGCTGCGCCAGCTGCGGCTCACCCCGCTCTCGCCCGTGCAGGTCGTCATCGCCCGCGGCGCCGTCGCCACGTGCCTGGGCATCCTGCCGATCGTGGTCATCGGCCTGATCGGCAAGTTCTACCGCGGCGTCGACCTCTCGCCCGGCACCTGGCTGGAGATCTTCCTGCTGCTGTGGGTCGGCATCGCCCCGCTCGCGATGCTCGGCATCGGCATCGGCTACCTGTTCAAGGCGCAGCTCGCGCAGATCGCCGGCACCGTCTCGTACCTGACGCTGACGCTGCTGGGCGGTCTGATGATGCCGACCGACAGCCTGCCGCAGTGGCTCCAGCCGCTGTCGAAGGAGACCCCGGTCTACCGCTACGCCCAGCTGTCCTGGGACGCGGCCGCCAACTCCGCGCCGAGCGGCACCGGGCTCGGTGTGCTCGCCCTGTGGACGGCGCTGCTCGCGGCCTTCGCCGCCTTCGCCTACCGCAGGGGCGGCCGCCGCGCCTGA
- a CDS encoding ABC transporter ATP-binding protein gives MAEQHGPPAVVFKGVVKEYGSVRAVDGIDLTIGRGETVALLGPNGAGKSTTINMLLGLFPPDQGTIEVFGKKPELAMRAGHLGAMLQEGKMIPRVSVRELVDFVRQTYRKPLPLNEVLELAELTKIAGRNVDRLSGGQAQRVRFALALAGDPDLVVLDEPTAALDVESRRELWAAMQRYAERGNTVLFSTHYLEEADDSADRVVVIASGRVVADGTTSQIKSMIEGRTVSFVPRTGQNGFDLLPGVSSVEFRGGRVHLRTSDSDSTVHALSRADAFTDLEVSGVGLEEAFIALTHQSRHAPAPEGRTN, from the coding sequence ATGGCAGAACAGCACGGCCCGCCCGCGGTCGTCTTCAAGGGTGTAGTCAAGGAGTACGGCAGCGTCCGCGCCGTCGACGGGATCGATCTGACGATCGGGCGCGGTGAGACGGTCGCCCTCCTCGGCCCCAACGGCGCCGGCAAGTCCACCACCATCAACATGCTCCTCGGGCTCTTCCCGCCGGACCAGGGCACCATCGAGGTCTTCGGCAAGAAGCCCGAACTCGCCATGCGCGCCGGGCACTTGGGAGCCATGCTCCAGGAGGGGAAGATGATTCCCCGGGTCTCGGTGCGCGAGCTGGTCGACTTCGTGCGCCAGACCTACCGCAAGCCGCTGCCGCTGAACGAGGTCCTGGAGCTCGCCGAGCTCACCAAGATCGCGGGCCGCAATGTGGACCGGCTCTCCGGCGGCCAGGCCCAGCGGGTGCGCTTCGCGCTCGCGCTGGCCGGCGACCCGGACCTGGTGGTGCTCGACGAGCCGACCGCCGCTCTCGACGTGGAGTCGCGGCGCGAGCTGTGGGCCGCGATGCAGCGGTACGCCGAGCGCGGCAACACCGTGCTGTTCTCGACGCACTACCTCGAAGAGGCCGACGACAGCGCGGACCGCGTCGTGGTCATCGCCTCGGGCCGGGTGGTCGCCGACGGCACCACCTCGCAGATCAAGTCCATGATCGAGGGCCGCACGGTCAGCTTCGTGCCGCGCACCGGCCAGAACGGCTTCGACCTGCTGCCGGGCGTCAGCTCCGTGGAGTTCCGCGGCGGCCGCGTCCACCTGCGCACCAGCGACTCCGACTCGACGGTGCACGCGCTGTCGCGCGCCGACGCCTTCACCGACCTGGAGGTCTCGGGCGTGGGCCTGGAGGAGGCCTTCATCGCCCTCACCCACCAGTCGCGCCACGCGCCCGCCCCGGAAGGACGGACCAACTGA
- a CDS encoding nucleotide disphospho-sugar-binding domain-containing protein, with amino-acid sequence MRVLVTALVPSHIVPMVPLTWALRAAGHQVLVAGDAELVKFASAAGLDTRLVGGGETRQRLTRPGAVAMPDRAGMDRRADSEWDAVGERWRTRLGGYIDDLVTLGRAWEPDLVMTDPVEFGGLVVAGALGVPGIIHRWGPDDFTSPLLRRAKVQLHNLCVEFGADGFPDPALVIDPSPASLLPEGDNTPGLLSRYIPYCGTAELPDWAVMRPERPRALLCLGMWHGRVLAETGELPLGFRHVLDACTEQGVDVLFPIDAQYHSALAGIPSSVKVVDRFPIGPVMRHTALAVHHGGSGTSMTSFASAVPQLVLPGDKPFLQTTGRLVQESGSGLSLATEAEQHDPRLVREALTGLLEDERHRKAALDVRAEIECLPGPTELVHTLEGLI; translated from the coding sequence ATGCGCGTCCTAGTGACGGCTCTGGTCCCCAGCCACATCGTGCCGATGGTGCCGCTGACCTGGGCACTGCGGGCGGCCGGGCACCAGGTGCTGGTGGCCGGGGATGCCGAGCTCGTGAAGTTCGCGTCCGCCGCGGGGCTCGACACCCGCCTGGTCGGCGGCGGCGAGACCCGCCAGCGGCTGACCCGGCCCGGCGCCGTGGCGATGCCCGACCGGGCCGGCATGGACCGCCGTGCGGACTCCGAGTGGGACGCGGTCGGCGAGCGCTGGCGCACCCGGCTCGGCGGCTACATCGACGACCTGGTCACCCTCGGCCGCGCCTGGGAGCCGGATCTGGTGATGACCGACCCGGTGGAGTTCGGCGGCCTTGTCGTCGCCGGCGCGCTCGGTGTGCCCGGCATCATCCACCGCTGGGGTCCGGACGACTTCACCAGCCCGCTGCTTCGCCGCGCCAAAGTCCAACTCCACAATCTGTGCGTCGAGTTCGGGGCCGACGGCTTCCCCGACCCGGCCCTCGTCATCGACCCGAGCCCGGCCTCGCTGCTCCCCGAGGGCGACAACACCCCGGGCCTGCTGTCGCGGTACATCCCGTACTGCGGCACCGCCGAACTGCCCGACTGGGCGGTCATGCGGCCCGAGCGGCCGCGGGCGCTGCTGTGCCTGGGCATGTGGCACGGCCGGGTGCTCGCCGAGACCGGCGAACTGCCGCTGGGCTTCCGGCACGTCCTGGACGCCTGCACCGAGCAGGGCGTGGACGTGTTGTTCCCGATCGACGCCCAGTACCACTCGGCGCTCGCCGGGATCCCGTCCTCGGTCAAGGTCGTCGACCGCTTCCCGATCGGTCCGGTGATGCGCCACACGGCCCTCGCCGTCCACCACGGCGGCAGCGGGACCAGCATGACGTCCTTCGCCTCGGCGGTGCCGCAGCTGGTGCTGCCCGGCGACAAGCCGTTCCTCCAGACCACCGGCCGGCTCGTCCAGGAGTCCGGATCCGGGCTCAGCCTCGCCACCGAGGCCGAGCAGCACGACCCCCGGCTCGTCCGGGAGGCCCTCACCGGTCTCCTCGAAGACGAACGCCATCGCAAGGCCGCGCTCGACGTACGCGCGGAGATCGAATGCCTGCCAGGCCCCACAGAGCTGGTCCACACCTTGGAAGGGCTGATCTGA
- a CDS encoding glycosyltransferase: protein MRILFTAHAGKSHLRLLIPLAQAAVRAGHTVAVADDESMREESESYGLDFFPAGFDWAKDPFCIEAIALPLFRGDQEAYEDGLVECVLGPPSLAAARDILDIAADWKPDLIVREGEEMGGLLAAEALGIPHVAVAGGSTHLLPPAVTHAPLNKLRAELGLPQKPADNSAYEHLLVSWLPACCTGDDLDPRTLRHYRQTVPYRSDDKVLPWLAELPEDKPVVYASIGTMAPNMPWKSDEVLHAVIEAVSAVDCTALVSIGVGRDPQEFGAVPEHVRLLNEWVPQDVLLEAADVFITHGGHSSIREGLRSGTPMLVTPMYDDQPNSAEHVAEAGSGINLPAYWVTAETVTEALDRLLTEPSFRLRAAAVRRSILACPPVEQLVSDLEELVAATVQEETCAS, encoded by the coding sequence GTGCGCATCCTGTTCACCGCCCATGCGGGCAAGTCCCATCTGCGCCTGTTGATCCCGCTGGCCCAGGCCGCCGTTCGCGCCGGGCACACCGTCGCGGTGGCCGACGACGAGTCCATGCGCGAGGAGAGCGAGAGCTACGGGCTCGACTTCTTCCCGGCCGGGTTCGACTGGGCCAAGGACCCCTTCTGCATCGAGGCGATCGCGCTCCCGCTGTTCCGGGGCGACCAGGAGGCGTACGAGGACGGGCTCGTGGAGTGTGTGCTCGGACCGCCCTCGCTGGCCGCGGCCCGCGACATCCTCGACATCGCCGCCGACTGGAAGCCCGACCTGATCGTCCGCGAGGGCGAGGAGATGGGCGGCCTGCTCGCCGCCGAGGCGCTCGGCATCCCGCACGTCGCGGTGGCCGGCGGCTCGACCCATCTGCTGCCGCCCGCCGTGACGCACGCCCCGCTCAACAAGCTGCGCGCCGAACTCGGGCTGCCGCAGAAGCCGGCGGACAACTCCGCTTACGAGCACCTGCTCGTCAGCTGGCTCCCGGCCTGCTGCACCGGCGACGACCTGGACCCGCGCACCCTGCGCCACTACCGCCAGACCGTCCCGTACCGCAGCGACGACAAGGTGCTGCCGTGGCTGGCCGAACTGCCCGAGGACAAGCCGGTGGTGTACGCGTCCATCGGGACGATGGCGCCGAACATGCCGTGGAAGTCCGACGAGGTGCTGCACGCGGTGATCGAGGCGGTCTCCGCCGTCGACTGCACGGCTCTCGTCTCGATCGGCGTGGGCCGCGACCCGCAGGAGTTCGGCGCGGTTCCGGAGCACGTGCGGTTGCTCAACGAGTGGGTCCCGCAGGACGTGCTCCTGGAAGCCGCGGACGTGTTCATCACACACGGCGGCCACAGCAGCATCCGCGAGGGCCTGCGCAGCGGTACGCCGATGCTCGTCACGCCGATGTACGACGACCAGCCCAACTCGGCCGAGCACGTCGCCGAGGCCGGCAGCGGCATCAACCTGCCCGCGTACTGGGTCACCGCCGAGACGGTCACCGAAGCGCTGGACCGGCTGCTCACCGAGCCCTCGTTCCGGCTGCGCGCGGCGGCCGTGCGGCGCTCCATCCTCGCCTGCCCGCCGGTGGAGCAGCTGGTGAGCGACCTCGAAGAACTCGTAGCCGCGACCGTCCAGGAGGAGACATGCGCGTCCTAG
- a CDS encoding ketoacyl-ACP synthase III family protein produces the protein MRWNEIYVASLGSWLPEPVPVAEAVAAGECGQEWIDDFGYESVRIARESEEEGWTAPPDMAVAAGRTAHERSGLKKSAYSLLLHGSTWFQGLDIWPAASYIAKRTVGATVPGLDVQQRCNIGVSGLDLAAAHLKAGYGKGSAVMLTTADRFGGPGANRWQLRHGNAYADGATATILSTEGGFARLVATATVADNSLEPMARGDEEFGPVSRAAERQIDLTVRGDAHKAVSDETMTNIRFGKVMQEAKQAVLDDAGLEIDDIAYVIIPSTGRIQGPFQIHHLLGVDESETTWEFARRSGHIGAGDWAAGLEDLLLTGRLTPGDHVMLYGGGAGYTITTAVLEILEIPAWAEPAAA, from the coding sequence ATGCGCTGGAACGAGATCTATGTCGCCTCGCTCGGCAGCTGGCTGCCGGAGCCCGTCCCGGTGGCCGAGGCCGTCGCGGCCGGGGAGTGCGGCCAGGAGTGGATCGATGACTTCGGGTACGAGTCCGTGCGGATCGCCCGCGAGAGTGAGGAGGAGGGCTGGACGGCGCCGCCGGACATGGCCGTCGCCGCCGGCCGCACCGCCCACGAGCGCTCCGGCCTGAAGAAGTCCGCGTACTCCCTGCTGCTGCACGGCAGCACCTGGTTCCAGGGCCTGGACATCTGGCCCGCCGCGTCCTACATCGCCAAGCGGACCGTCGGCGCCACGGTGCCCGGCCTCGATGTGCAGCAGCGCTGCAACATCGGCGTCAGCGGCCTCGACCTGGCCGCCGCCCACCTGAAGGCCGGCTACGGCAAGGGCAGCGCGGTCATGCTCACCACCGCCGACCGCTTCGGCGGCCCCGGCGCCAACCGCTGGCAGCTGCGGCACGGCAACGCCTACGCGGACGGCGCGACCGCCACCATCCTGTCCACCGAGGGCGGTTTCGCCCGGCTGGTGGCCACCGCGACCGTCGCCGACAACTCTCTTGAGCCGATGGCCCGCGGCGACGAGGAGTTCGGCCCGGTCTCGCGCGCCGCCGAGCGGCAGATCGACCTCACCGTACGCGGCGACGCCCACAAGGCCGTCAGCGACGAGACGATGACCAACATCCGCTTCGGCAAGGTGATGCAGGAGGCCAAGCAGGCCGTCCTGGACGACGCCGGGCTTGAGATCGACGACATCGCGTACGTCATCATCCCCTCCACCGGCCGCATCCAGGGCCCCTTCCAGATCCACCACCTGCTGGGCGTGGACGAGTCGGAGACCACCTGGGAGTTCGCCCGCCGCAGCGGCCACATCGGCGCCGGCGACTGGGCCGCGGGCCTCGAAGACCTCTTGCTCACCGGCCGGTTGACGCCCGGCGACCACGTGATGCTCTACGGCGGCGGAGCGGGCTACACCATCACCACCGCCGTACTGGAAATCCTGGAGATCCCGGCCTGGGCCGAGCCGGCCGCGGCCTGA
- a CDS encoding NAD-dependent epimerase/dehydratase family protein gives MEIVGRGFLAGHLAGIAEHHRDVVALAAGVSAAGDIPPEQYTRESKRLYEVLRHCEKTGRRLVFFSTASAGMYSVPDASPGREDGPVYPATPYGRHKLSLEAVVKSSDVEYLILRLSHVVGFNQPAHQLLPALVRQLVSGSIQVHRGAQRDLIDVEDVIKIVHTLLVDGRTRDVVNVASGHAPRIEDVVAHMEHLLGTRAEKTYVEASGAQPVSIDKLCRLVPPVYGLGFGPDYYRGVLDKYVHAYAHQPVGA, from the coding sequence ATGGAGATAGTCGGCAGGGGCTTCCTGGCCGGACACCTGGCAGGCATCGCCGAGCACCACCGGGACGTGGTGGCGCTGGCCGCCGGGGTCTCGGCCGCCGGGGACATCCCGCCCGAGCAGTACACCCGGGAGTCCAAGCGCCTGTACGAGGTGCTGCGGCACTGCGAGAAGACCGGCAGACGCCTGGTGTTCTTCTCCACGGCGTCCGCCGGGATGTACTCGGTCCCCGACGCCTCGCCCGGCCGCGAGGACGGCCCGGTCTACCCGGCCACCCCGTACGGCCGGCACAAGCTGTCGCTCGAAGCGGTCGTCAAGTCCTCGGACGTCGAGTACCTGATCCTGCGCCTGTCGCACGTCGTCGGCTTCAACCAGCCCGCCCATCAGCTACTGCCCGCGCTGGTACGACAGTTGGTGAGCGGCAGTATCCAGGTCCACCGCGGCGCGCAGCGCGATCTCATCGACGTCGAGGACGTCATCAAGATCGTGCACACGCTGCTCGTCGACGGCCGCACCCGGGACGTCGTCAACGTCGCGTCGGGCCACGCCCCGCGCATCGAGGACGTCGTCGCGCACATGGAGCACCTGCTCGGCACCCGCGCCGAGAAGACCTACGTGGAGGCGTCCGGCGCCCAGCCGGTCTCCATCGACAAGCTCTGCCGTCTCGTGCCGCCGGTGTACGGGCTCGGCTTCGGCCCCGACTACTACCGGGGCGTCCTCGACAAGTACGTGCACGCCTACGCGCACCAGCCGGTCGGCGCGTAA
- a CDS encoding antibiotic biosynthesis monooxygenase, translated as MSENSPVVAVAHFVLKDKHKAKGAEFEKAYLKYKEAVAAKDGLLRTALLRGIKEPDNFVILTWWRDADAHRTVVGDWQFFTAVSSRFVYLAAITSVHGPVLAGQSAADGLGELAVPSADAAVALTTFTLREGADQQAFEASFLGHLAFVKGHDGFLGHQLVHSNRETGAYVNIGWWSGPQSYLPVLKSPEMAADAKTMAVHAEVKGGLYKAVVDSARTEVAAV; from the coding sequence ATGAGCGAGAACAGCCCCGTCGTCGCCGTCGCCCACTTCGTCCTCAAGGACAAGCACAAGGCGAAGGGCGCCGAGTTCGAGAAGGCGTACCTCAAGTACAAGGAGGCCGTCGCCGCCAAGGACGGTCTGCTGCGCACCGCGCTGCTCCGCGGCATCAAGGAGCCCGACAACTTCGTCATCCTCACCTGGTGGCGGGACGCCGACGCGCACCGCACGGTGGTCGGTGACTGGCAGTTCTTCACCGCGGTCAGCAGCCGCTTCGTCTACCTCGCCGCCATCACCAGCGTGCACGGCCCGGTGCTCGCCGGCCAGAGCGCGGCCGACGGACTCGGCGAGCTCGCGGTGCCGTCCGCGGACGCGGCGGTCGCGCTGACCACGTTCACCCTGCGCGAGGGCGCCGACCAGCAGGCCTTCGAGGCCTCCTTCCTCGGCCACCTCGCCTTCGTGAAGGGTCACGACGGCTTCCTCGGACACCAGTTGGTGCACTCCAACCGTGAGACCGGCGCCTACGTCAACATCGGCTGGTGGAGCGGCCCGCAGTCCTACCTGCCGGTCCTCAAGAGCCCGGAGATGGCCGCCGACGCCAAGACCATGGCCGTGCACGCCGAGGTCAAGGGCGGCCTCTACAAGGCGGTCGTCGACTCGGCCCGCACCGAGGTCGCAGCCGTCTGA
- a CDS encoding FAD-dependent monooxygenase: MTAAAEEVRAGARADEEHRSDVCIVGAGPAGLTLALLLLKSGVRVTVVERSRSHQREFRGEILQPGAMTVLDRLGVLDGARARGCHEHDRFRLVEQDRVLLDIDYRALPAPYDHLLSIPQSHLLTELLLHCAEFTDFEYVDGCRVNALLRDERGRVTGAAADGHVFHSKVVVGADGRFSKVRRLAGIEAGRSEAFDQDVLWFKLTSNQPQEAHDVRVFRSAGTSPVLAYGSWPDRIQVGWTLPHGGYKDVVAQGLDHVKAQLAKAVPAYADLIGEQITSLRDLSLLDVFSGRAERWAADGLVLIGDAAHTHSPIGAQGINLSVQDAVVLHPLLVESVGRGDASAALLSRFEARRAPDIATMMRLQGIQSKAMLSTGTFSTRVRPKLAAVVKHTPLYRKVLRTIAFGNPSIEVAEGLFTGR, from the coding sequence ATGACCGCCGCCGCCGAAGAGGTCCGTGCCGGGGCCCGCGCCGACGAGGAGCACCGCAGTGACGTGTGCATCGTCGGGGCGGGCCCCGCCGGTCTCACCCTGGCGCTGCTGCTGCTGAAGTCCGGGGTGCGGGTGACCGTGGTGGAGCGCTCGCGCTCGCACCAGCGGGAGTTCCGCGGCGAGATCCTCCAGCCGGGCGCGATGACGGTCCTGGACCGGCTCGGGGTGCTCGACGGCGCCCGTGCGCGCGGCTGCCACGAGCACGACCGCTTCCGGCTGGTGGAGCAGGACCGGGTGCTGCTCGACATCGACTACCGCGCGCTTCCGGCCCCCTACGACCACCTCCTGTCCATCCCCCAGTCGCACCTGCTCACCGAACTCCTGCTGCACTGCGCCGAGTTCACCGACTTCGAGTACGTGGACGGCTGCCGCGTCAACGCGCTGCTGCGCGACGAGCGGGGCCGGGTCACCGGGGCCGCCGCCGACGGGCACGTCTTCCACAGCAAGGTCGTGGTCGGCGCCGACGGGCGGTTCTCCAAGGTGCGCCGGCTGGCCGGGATCGAGGCGGGCCGCAGCGAGGCCTTCGACCAGGACGTGCTGTGGTTCAAACTGACCAGCAACCAGCCCCAAGAGGCCCATGACGTCAGGGTGTTCAGGAGCGCGGGCACCAGCCCGGTGCTCGCGTACGGGTCCTGGCCGGACCGGATCCAGGTCGGCTGGACCCTGCCGCACGGGGGCTACAAGGACGTCGTCGCGCAGGGTCTCGATCACGTCAAGGCGCAGCTGGCGAAGGCGGTGCCCGCCTATGCGGACCTCATCGGCGAGCAGATCACCTCGCTGCGTGATCTGAGCCTGCTTGACGTGTTCTCCGGCCGGGCCGAGCGCTGGGCCGCCGACGGCCTGGTCCTGATCGGCGACGCGGCGCACACGCACAGCCCGATCGGCGCGCAGGGCATCAACCTGTCGGTTCAGGACGCGGTGGTGCTGCACCCGCTGCTCGTGGAGTCGGTCGGGCGGGGCGACGCGAGCGCGGCGCTCCTGTCGCGTTTCGAGGCGCGCCGGGCTCCGGACATCGCGACGATGATGCGGCTCCAGGGCATCCAGTCCAAGGCGATGCTGTCGACGGGCACGTTCTCCACGCGGGTGCGCCCGAAACTGGCGGCCGTCGTCAAGCACACGCCGCTGTACCGCAAGGTGCTGCGCACCATCGCGTTCGGCAACCCGTCGATCGAGGTGGCCGAGGGGCTGTTCACCGGCCGCTGA
- a CDS encoding SRPBCC family protein translates to MSTSTTDREIHRTRAGIDIDAPADLVYRALTNVADWPLLYPWIAHTEVVTQDGHDDEVKFWAVRPGPEGGLRIWTSRRTLDPVALRMDFVQQGSVGPIKELGGTWDFLSRPDGGCQVVSGHWFTTDADPEDTAGELDRHGGLQMRTLKSKTEQPGSLTGDVIRVEDSTVLPGSPASVYARLMAALPRRDGAQSAWFGSQDGIPTVQIEHAGHTLVQKLLTPPSPAELYRRRWRLTEVTGGVRVTADVLAVASTGRDRLLELATTDVRSALASAGQR, encoded by the coding sequence GTGAGCACTTCCACCACCGACCGGGAGATCCACCGCACGCGCGCCGGAATCGACATCGACGCCCCGGCGGACCTGGTCTACCGCGCGCTGACAAATGTCGCCGACTGGCCGCTGCTCTACCCCTGGATCGCGCACACCGAGGTCGTCACCCAGGACGGCCATGACGACGAGGTGAAGTTCTGGGCGGTGCGTCCGGGACCCGAGGGTGGTCTGCGCATCTGGACCTCCCGGCGCACCCTGGACCCGGTGGCGCTGCGCATGGACTTCGTGCAGCAGGGCTCGGTGGGCCCGATCAAGGAGCTCGGCGGCACCTGGGACTTCCTGTCCCGCCCCGACGGCGGCTGCCAGGTGGTGTCCGGGCACTGGTTCACCACCGACGCCGACCCCGAGGACACCGCCGGCGAGCTCGACCGGCACGGCGGTCTCCAGATGCGCACCCTCAAGTCCAAGACGGAGCAGCCCGGTTCGCTGACCGGCGACGTCATCCGGGTCGAGGACAGCACCGTGCTCCCCGGCTCCCCGGCCTCGGTGTACGCACGGCTCATGGCCGCGCTGCCGCGGCGCGACGGCGCGCAGAGCGCCTGGTTCGGCAGCCAGGACGGCATCCCCACCGTGCAGATCGAGCACGCCGGGCACACCCTGGTCCAGAAGCTGCTCACGCCGCCCTCGCCGGCCGAGCTCTACCGGCGGCGGTGGCGCCTGACCGAGGTGACGGGCGGGGTCCGGGTGACCGCGGACGTGCTGGCGGTGGCATCCACCGGACGCGACCGGTTGCTCGAACTGGCCACCACGGACGTGCGGTCGGCGCTCGCGTCGGCCGGGCAGCGATGA